Proteins from a single region of Rhipicephalus sanguineus isolate Rsan-2018 chromosome 5, BIME_Rsan_1.4, whole genome shotgun sequence:
- the LOC119393771 gene encoding zinc finger protein 595 isoform X2: protein MVEGDEELREFGEEMDEGPRIKHTCPDCPFETYVRSSIARHRRMHARRPLSCHLCDAHYLDQTSLARHLRTHEGGQQALLPCPPECGTHFTRRDTLEQHMMMHAQPEKPFKCSICQESFMTYKEMMAHKSGHGRKAPYVCEVCGKGYLQLSTLVEHRFSHEEERRFPCELCGKRFFSSMALKRHGRVHTGERPFRCLTCGLNFAIRAHLLAHKRTHTGERPFPCPSETCPQAFSTSSAAKRHFLNIHSKDTQKNAKNSRGQQASEHGGDGEGGTDEAGGTDKPAVQVQHICKQCGASFQSRAGLAGHERAHIVLRPFSCPVCPRSFASTGAASRHLRKTHNTTATAIRQSVVRYEPVGPALSSA, encoded by the exons ATGGTGGAGGGAGATGAGGAGCTCCGCGAGTTCGGGGAGGAAATGGACGAGGGCCCACGGATCAAGCACACATGCCCTGACTGCCCGTTCGAGACATACGTGCGGTCCAGCATTGCGCGGCACCGTCGCATGCATGCCCGCCGGCCACTGTCGTGCCATCTGTGTGATGCGCATTACCTCGACCAGACATCCCTTGCAAGACACCTCCGGACTCACGAAGGTGGCCAGCAGGCGCTGCTTCCCTGCCCGCCCGAGTGCGGCACCCACTTCACTCGCCGGGACACCCTTGAGCAGCACATGATGATGCATGCACAGCCTGAGAAACCTTTCAAGTGTTCTATCTGCCAGGAATCATTCATGAC CTACAAGGAGATGATGGCCCACAAATCGGGCCACGGTCGCAAGGCTCCCTACGTCTGCGAGGTATGCGGCAAGGGCTACCTGCAGCTGAGCACCCTAGTCGAGCACCGCTTCAGCCACGAGGAAGAACGGCGGTTCCCGTGCGAGCTGTGTGGCAAGCGCTTTTTCTCCTCCATGGCCCTGAAACGCCATGGCCGCGTGCACACCGGCGAGCGCCCGTTCCGATGCCTTACCTGCGGCCTCAACTTTGCCATCAG GGCCCACCTTCTTGCCCACAAGCGCACGCACACTGGAGAACGACCTTTTCCATGCCCTTCAGAAACATGCCCGCAGGCATTCAGCACTTCATCGGCTGCTAAGCGGCACTTTCTCAACATCCACTCCAAGGATACACAGAAGAATG CAAAGAACAGCAGAGGACAGCAGGCATCTGAACATGGTGGTGATGGCGAAG GTGGCACCGACGAAGCGGGCGGAACTGATAAGCCAGCGGTACAGGTACAACACATTTGCAAGCAGTGCGGAGCCAGCTTTCAGTCCCGAGCAGGCCTGGCAGGCCACGAACGGGCGCACATTGTGCTGCGGCCATTCTCGTGTCCCGTCTGTCCGCGCTCTTTTGCAAGTACGGGCGCAGCTTCCAGACACCTCCGCAAGACCCACAACACGACGGCTACAGCCATACGGCAGTCGGTGGTGCGCTACGAGCCCGTGGGACCGGCTCTGTCTTCGGCTTAG